DNA sequence from the Littorina saxatilis isolate snail1 linkage group LG9, US_GU_Lsax_2.0, whole genome shotgun sequence genome:
ttttactGACATTGAATTGAAACACCCCGGCAGTGAAAGGGTTAATGAGGCAGACCTACCTGTGGTAACATGGAATATGAAACCGAAATTTAACGCAATAGGTCTAATCTAAAATTTCCATAGTggtgattgtgattgtgatttttttttttactggcgGTATAACAAGCTAAAATGGGTATGAACTGAACCGCTATGATGTCCAGGTTTTGAAAACTAATGTCGCAGTTGCAGCACTTTAGTACAACATGCTAGATTAACCCCTTGTTACCAAAACCAGGAAACTTTGAAGTTTTCACTCATTCCCCTAGTTTTGGAAAACGGCACTTTGaattttaatttaaaaacatattatgAATCTGTTTGACTTCCTTGACCTTTACAGATGTATTTTAAGGCATTTTGAGAAGGGATTGCGTTATTAAGACTGGGAATATAtcaaaagtattaaaaaaaattatggaATTTGAGCAATATTTGGTAAAACGTTCTCATCACATCAGTCAAACTATGGATTAACATGGATAAATAGATGTTATTTTAACCGTCTGGGGGTGTAAAATTTGAAAAGTGATTTTGGTGTGCCTCAATTTTACATAAAAGTCCAAATTAACCTCTTGTCTGTGAAATATGGAAAAAAtgccatttttcatttttccaacttattttttcttcaaaattaacGATATGTTATCCAACGTTACCGATTTGGGTCTGTTTGATCTCCTAAGCCTGTCTAACTGCATTTAAAGTGAAATACACAGTGCCATTTTTAAAAATTAGGGGAATGAGTGAACTTTTCAAAATTTTGACGTTTTGGGGCAACAAGGGGTTCATTTGGCATGTTGTACTAAAGTGCTGCAACTACATCACTTTTCAAAAACTACACACCATAACGGTTCAATTGATACCAAATGGTCGAAATGGTCATGGCACTTAAAGGGGTATGAAAGACCTAAACCGGAAGTAGAAATCTTTGAACGGCAGCTGATACATTACCTTATCAACTCTCATTATCCAAAGTTTCAAGCCTGTAAGTCCAGTATTACTTCAGAAACATCGGAAAACTCAAAATCAAATTAAACAATTATTATCCGGAAGTGGTCCTAAAGGCTGAATCTTATCATCCCATGTGATGGGAGAAGCCTGGAAGATTCCAACTCAATGTCCGACGCGAAGCCACACTTCCCTTTTGATAATAAAACGTTGTTTTTTTACCACTTCCGGATAAGGattgtttattttgattttgcgTTTTCCGATGTTTCTCAGCGAATACCAGGCTTTCAGGCTTAATTTTCTGGATAATGAGAGTTCATAGAGTAATGTATCAGCTGCCGTTCAAGGAATTCTACTTCCGGTTTAGGTCTTTCATACCCCTTTAATGGTACTGTGACAGTACCATGAACCTTTCGATGAATGATACACTCGACTTCTCAAATTAAAACTGCTCTAGCAGCTTTATAAATCAGCTTTACAACCTGAAATATGGGCTACAGACATAGTGCAGTGGCCTAGGCTTGAAAAGGCCTCTATTTAAGGTGACAGTATCCAACTGGGATTGCTTCACTGTGTGCAGGGTGCATTGAGAGGGGGAACGGAGACCTACAATTGAAACTAGGCAAATGGATGGATACCAATGGCCCACAATGGAGCAGGGGATTAAAGTCTGTGGTTCACTCAATCAACACATCAGTTTCAAGTGCAACTGGGACAACACCGTATGAACTTGTATTTGGTCAGAAACCACGTTCGGACCAAGCTGTTTGGGAGGAATTTGCAGCTCAGGGTATTGTGCGTGAAGAAGATTTGCCAAATGATCTGCTTGTTATGCTTCCCACAATGAGGCAGGAAGGTGCAGTCGTGCAGTCAGTGAGTGAGGAAGATGCAGTCATTGAGTCATTgagtcaggaaggtgcagtcgtcgagtcattgagtcaggaaggtgcagtcgtcgagtcattgagtcaggaaggtgcagtcgtGCAGTCAGTGAGTGAGGAAGATGCAGTCGTTGAGTCATTgagtcaggaaggtgcagtcgtcgagtcattgagtcaggaaggtgcagtcgtcgagtcattgagtcaggaaggtgcagtcgtTGAGTCATTGAATCATGATGGTGCAGTCGTGCAGTCAGTGTGGCTGGACAATGTGGGGCGTGTAGTTCTGAGTCAAGAAGACACAGCCGTGAGTCAGAGAAGTGCAGTTGTGCAGTCAGGGAGCCAGAGTGACATCAGCTGCGAGGACGACGAGAGAATCACTGTGTGGAGTGAAGTGGTCTTTGATACAGTTCTGCAGCCAGTCAACAATTCTTTGCCAACTCCCGGACCTTCAACTGCTGGTATGTGGTATGCTTCTATCTGAATTGGTTTTAAAAATCTTGTGTTTTAGAGATATTGGCCATGCAACCATTGGACTAGTTGACGCCCATTACTGTATTAGTCGTATTAATAGGAGTAACATTCCATTACATTAACCCTTTTGCAGCCATAACAAACTAATGATGAACACAATTTTGATAATGATAGACAATGCAGGAGACGGGAGGTGCACTGGCAAGGGTTAATGACTCTGGGGATTAATGGCAGATTTGATGCAAATACAACTACAGTTCATTTGTTTCACAGGTGCTGACCGTTCTTCAGAAGCAGTCAACTTTCAAAAAAAACTTTCCTGTCAAAATGGGTCAAGTGTATGTTTTTGCAATGaattattcagaatttcttcctGTATCACTTCAACGTCGAAACACTAGTACACAGTGATTAATGTGTACACATACATGCCACATTATCATGTCACATTTCCcaacagagaagaagaagaatgactgCAAATGTCTGTTGCAAATACAACTGCATTTTATTTGTTTCACAGGTGCTGACCGTTCTTCAGAAGCAGTCAACTTTCAGGATCCTCTCGGACCTTCTCTCAGCACTCCTGAGCAGCATGCCACTGGTAAGTTTCTTCACACTTCCCTCAACACACTTTCAATGTGCCATATTTTCTATCAATTTATAAAGACTAGTTTGAAGATGTTAACAGGTTAACCCTTACaccacctttcttggttttcacACCAGCGTAGAcgattttaatttgtttgtttcacaGGTGCTGGTGGTTCTTCTCTCGGCATTGTAGAAAACGTGGATTCACCAAGTACATCATCTACTACCTGTACCAGCCACAAGCGAGGAAAGGAGTATCTTCTTTTGAGCGACAACGTCATCGTTTGTTCTGGCACAGAGCACACAAATCTTGACGTTGTGCATGGTGTGAAAGTGACTAAAACCACTCATGCTGTGTTTTCTGTTGACGAAGTGTTCGTTCCTACACATGTGCCTACAATTGCCAACCCTATGAATGAACCATTAGAAGTAGGACAGTTTGTGTTGTGGAAACGCACTGCAACAGTGCAAAATGAAGAAGGGAACACGGCTCACAAGGAGAAGCGACTTGTTGCCAGAAATAACTATTTGAAGGCTGCCAGACGTCAAGACACGAGGTACCAAAAGAAGGTAAAAGACGTGACCCAATCATTCCAAAACGGGCACACTGTCGGAGTGAAAATCCACAGTGCCGACAGGACCAACACTGACGTGCGGCTCTTGACCTGCAAGATTCTGGAATCAAAGATGAGGGGCGGTGATTCTGTCTATCGGGTGTATTGCCCGACTGGAATTGTTAAAAACTGGTTTCGGGGGGTGGAGCTTGTGGACATGAGCAGTGTGGTCCTCCCACATCTCAATGTGGTAAACCCACAGACTCTTAAGGAAGTGTCCCTCATTCAAGCCTCCAGGTCATCAACTGGTTGGCAAAACCGTGGAGCTGTCGCCAGGTCCGTCTGTACGTGCACAGGCGCGTGCATGACAAAGAGGTGTCCGTGCAAAGATGCCAAACTTGCATGTGGCACCAAATGCCACCCGCACAGCAAGAAATGCAAGAACATGTCCTGAAGTTGTCTGATGTGATTTTCATTGATTTGACTATGCAGTTTGTGGTGTTGGGTCTTTTTAAACAATGGATTTGCTTTCAATAAAGTAGTCAACTgttcattttaaacaaaaaagaaactacATTCATCTCCATCGCGAAATTCCAATTTGAACTGAATTCCAACATGAACTGGCTGTTAgttgaaactggaattccagtttctacTAGTAGATATCGGAATTCCACTTTCAACTGGAAAAAATCCAGTTGTAAGTGGAATTCCggtatctactagtagatactggaattccagtttgaacttgaaaaagtccagttgagactggaattccagtatctACTAGTAGAAACTGAGATTCCAGTCTCTACTAGTAGGATTCCGGATCCTACTGAATTCTAGTTTCTACTgtgacattttttgttttttgttttttttgtacaAAAAGCGAAAAAAATCTTTAGGGTCGGcacttaaaaatagggtcggtcgggttaccggaaacagacatatttttctttttggccgaACGCATATTAAATAActgacatatttttctttttggccgaACGCATATTAAATAACTgattttgcttttttgtttttcttcctcCTTTCCATGCTCCTACTATCTCagtccccccctccctccacacacacacacctcccttCTTAAACTCAGGTGTGCAGGCTTTGTTCTCTACTTCTGATttcaaagaagaacaagtcgcgtaaggcgaaattaccacatttagtcaagctgtggaactcacagaatgaaattcaacacactgcattttttcacaatgaccgtagtccgccgctcgtgcaaaacgcagtgaaactgacgagcctgtttagtgcggtagtggcttcgctgtgctgcatagcacgcttttctgtacatctcttcgttttaactgtctgagcgtgtttttaatccaaacatatcatatctatatatatgtttttggaatcaggaaccgacaaggaataagatgaaattgtttttaaatcgatttcggaaatgttattttgatcataattgttatatttttaattttcagagcttgtttttatttataacatatttatatgtttttggaatcagaaaatgatgaagaataagatgaacgtaaatttggatcgttttataaaaaaaaattaattacaattgtcagatttttaatgaccaaagtcattaattaatttttaagcctccaagctgaaatgcaataccaaagtccggccttcgtcgaagattgctttacaaaaatttcaatcaatttgatcgaaaaaagagggtgtgacagtgccgcctcaacttttacaaaaagccgaatatgacgtcatcagagacatttatcgaaaaaaatgaaaaaaacgtcctcgtctggattccccctctatgttaaaacatttagtcaaaacttgactaaatgtaaaaaggacgaaagaaaaaaagagcacCAGAGGATCACAACAGCGAAACAAGCTGGGGCAGTCTCTGcatggttaggccaaaaaaaaaaaaaggtctgtttacggtaacccgacagactctatttttttcgcgcgaccctagacttttttttggcatttatggggggaaaaaaaaatcttttggttttttgagtcacttgagaaaaagtgactctatgtaatcggtcagtgttagtctgtccggccggccgtccggccggccgtccggccggccgtccttagacaccaccttaacgttggacttttctcggaaactatcaaagcgatccggctcatattttgtttagtcgtgacctccaatgacctctacactttaacgatggtttcgttgacctttgacctttttcaaggtcacaggtcagcgtcaaaggaaaaattagacattttatatctttgacaaagttcatcggatgtgattgaaactttgtaggattattctttacatcaaagtatttacatctgtagccttttacgaacgttatcagaaaaacaagggagataactagccttttctgttcggcaacacacaacttaacgttgggcttttctcggaaactataaaagtgaccgggctcaaattttatgtgaacgtgactcccagtgacctctacactttgacgtctgctttggtgacctttgacctttttcaaggtcacaggtatgtcttgaaggaaaaaaattgaaatatcatatctctgaaactattcatcggatttgattcaaactttataggattattctttacatcaaattatttacatctgtattgtgttgtgaatagcaatttcttcctgtccatctgatgcctcatataatattcagaactgcgaaagtgactcgatcgagcgtttgctcttcttgttttggcaaaataacttaaaaatatggtttttttggggaaaaaaaaaaaaaatcccaacctaccgactctattttttttggcctatgttaccgtaaacagacctttttttttttttggccttacaaagAGTTGAACAGCTGAGTATCACATGTACTTTGCAGAGAGTCTGCCCATCACAGGGCAACAAGTAGGACACAGACTGTAAGCCATTACACACCGCAAGCGAACAGGAGAAGAAAGGTGACAGCAAAGCATAATGATTCAGATGGGGATGATCGATACCCATGGCTAAATTAGTAGGGCGTTCTGTTATTGATTCTCTCACACAGGCACGCAATATGCATGCACATAAGGGTGGCATTTgtttgcacacacacaggcacatgatctcacacacacacatgcacacccacacacacacaaacaaaagcacacacacacacgcacgcactcaccctcacccccccccccacacacacacacacaaaatcaataaACACTTTCAGGCACATTCAGGGATTGTTTTCCCACTGAAGCTTCTTCATTCTTCTTCAGCATTCTCAACAGTTGTGTAAATgcaaaaaagtttgtttttatcacTGCCACATGCTGTCTTTGGGGGACTGGGGATGCCTTGTGTTTTGGTTAGCCATACCACAACAGGGTGCCTGCAGGCCTATTTCTTGTATTTCAAAAGTGTGTATTGGATCTTGAAAACATGCAACATAATCTCAGCACACTGTCCCGGAGAGGAATTTAGTGCGAAACTGAAAGGCTTAAAGGAGTCTGTTCATTGAAAGTCAGATTAGAGGAACTTTAAATACATTTCTCTCTTGTCTCCATTGAGCCAACAAGATGAGAAACATGCACTGCTGACTATGATACATTTTAAACCACTCATCATGCCATTGACCCTGACATTGTGTCACACTAATAGGCTGTATAATCATGAACTTCACATGAACTTCGTCTTTAAGTACCTACATGAACTTCACATGAACTCTCAAGGGTCTCACACATTCTTAGTACGCATTGCTTTCTTACAAAATATAGTCGGGAGCAAACGTCACTCAGCTAAATACCGAATAGTTTGAAGGCCTGTGGCAAGTAAACTATCTTGTatcgattttgttttgttcagagCAATCCAACTGTACCGCTTTAATTACGTCTTTAGATAAAATTGCATCGCTTATGACACCACCCTCTACCTATTAAGTAAAATGAAAAGTGTTGGCTTGATTTCTGTCATGCTGACAGTCACCacttaccggcacggtggcctagcggtaaggcgtccgccccgtgatcgggaggtcgtgggttcgaaccccggccgggtcatacctaagactttaaaattggcaatctagtggctgctccgtctggcgtctggcattatggggttagtgctaggactggttggtctggtgtcagaataatgtgactgggtgagacatgaagcctgtgctgcgacttctgtcttgtgtgtggcgcacgttatatgtcaaagcagcaccgccctgatatggcccttcgtggtcggctgggcgttaagcaaacaaacaaaaaaaaagtcaccACTTAACGTGTCGAATGTACCGTCATGGAAACACTGGTGTTGAGTAATGGAAAATGATGCCTGTCAACAGCTAGCTCTGCGGACGTCACCATGAGTGAAACTCAATGATAGGGTTATGTTGGTATATAACTGAAGTGCCTGAAATGACATGGTCTTTGAACCATCAGTATATGTGAACAGCATAACGTCAGCAGTGTGCACAGTTCAGGGTTCAACGTACTGTGCACGCACCAGTAACCTGTTTCAATGCACTTGTATTTGCCAGTTGTGGAGCAGGGTCACGGGCTGTAAAAATTGCATTGCATGTGTAGTGTATTAccctttcctttttacattttagtcaagttttgactaaatgttttaacatagagggggaatcgaaacgagggtcgtggtgtatgtgtgtctgtctgtctgtgcgtgtgtgtgtgtagagcgattcagaccaaactactggaccgatctttatgaaatttgacatgagagttcctgggtatgaaatccccgaacgtttttttcatttttttgataaatgtctgatgacgtcatatccggcttttcgtgaaagttgaggcggcactgtaacgccctcatttttcaaccaaattggttgaaattttggtcaagtaatcttcgacgaagcccggacttcggtattgcatttcagcgtggtggcttaaaaattaattaatgactttggtcattaaaaatctgaaaattgtaaaaaaaaataaaaatttataaaacgatccaaatttacgttcatcttattttccataattttctgattccaaaaacatataaatatgttatatttggattaaaaacaagctctgaaaattaaatatataaaaattattatcaaaattaaattgtccaaatcaatttaaaaacactttcatcttattccttgtcagttcctgattccaaaaacatatagatatgatatgtttggattaaaaacacgctcagaaagttaaaacaaagaaaggtacagaaaagcgtgctatattcCTTCTtagtgcaactactaccccgctcttcttgtcaatttcactgcctttgccatgagcggtggactgacgatgctacgagtatacggtcttgctgaaaaatggcattgcgttcagtttcattctgtgagttcgacagctacttgactaaatgttgtattttcgccttacgcgacttgttacattttagtcaagttttgactaaatgttttaacatagagggggaatcgagacgagggtcgtggtgtatgtgtgtgtgtgtgtgtgtgtgtgtgtagagcgattcagagtaaactactggaccgatctttatgaaattttacatgagagttcctgggtatgatatccccagacttttttttcattttttttataaatgtctttgatgacgtcatatccggcattttgtaaaagttgaggcggcactgtcacaccctcatttttcaatcaaattgatagaaattttggccaagcaatcttcgacgaaggccagactttggtattgcatttcagcttggaggcttaaaaattaattaatgactttggtcattaaaaatctgaaaattttaattaaaattatttttttataaaacgatccaaaattacgtttatcttatttttcatcattttctgattccaaaaacatataaatatgttatattcggattaaaaacaagctctgaaaattaaaaatataaaaattatgattaaaattaaatttccgaaatcgatttaaaaacaatttcatcttattccttgtcctttactgattccaaaaacatatagatatgatatgtttggattaaaaacacgttcataaagtaaaaaagaatagagatatagaaaagcgtgctatcctcctcagcgcaaccgctaccacgcttttctggattgttaatttcactgcctttgccacgagcggtggacagacgatgctacgactacgagtgtacggtcttgcggaaaaaatgcaatgcgttcagtttcattctgtgagttcgactgagcttgactaaatgttgtattttcgccttacgcgacttgttacatttagtcaagttttgactaaatgttttaacatagaggggggaatcgagacgagggtcatggtgtatgtgtgtgtctgtgtgtgtgtgtgtgtgtgtagagcgattcagagtaaactacttttaaacaatttcatcttattccttgtccgttcctgattctaaaaacattatatatgtttggattaaaaacacgttcagaaagtaaaaaagaatagaaatatagaaaagcgtgctatcctcctcagcgctacCGCTACCGCacttttctggattgtcaatttcactgcctttgccacgaaaatgcagtgcgttcagtttcattctgtgagttcgactgagcttgactaaatgttgtattttcgccttacgcgacttgtttgtttttctgtttgttgttgttgaaagatTTCAGTAACCTTTCAGGAATGTTGTTAATTGATTcattttcttttgcaaatgattGACAAAAATGGTATTATAGAGGTTGAAACAAATTGGAGAATCTTTAGGCCGTCCTTGGTGTCACCATAAAAAGCTAATAATTATCACATTAGCCCTGACAGTCTGCAGCTCTGCTTCATCAAAACTTAATTTTaaactttctctttcttgtcttgcAAATGAAAATGAAGCAGTTTGTATGTATACAACATTGTATAAATAATTGttctattttgtatatgttttttttttttaaatgtccagtgatcattacacccccggtataggggtgtgtataggattcgcttgatgtgtttgtttgtttgggtgtgtgtttgtgttcgcatatagatctcaagaatgaacggaccgatcgtcaccaaacttggtgaacaggttctatacattcctaagacggtccttacaaaaattgggaccagtcaaacacacggttagggagttattggtggattaagattctacaaggacttatagaggaacatattaatggtcaaaggtcaaagcctggtgggttaagtgtggagatttttccgatctcccaggtcaacttatgtgcagacctgctagtggcttatcccccttcgtgtgtacacgcaagcacaagaccaagtgcgcacggaaaagatcctgtaatccatatcagagttcggtgggttatagaaacacgaaaatacccagcatgctcccttcgaaagcggcgtatggctgcctaaatggcggggtaaaaacggtcatacatgtaaaattccactcgtgcaaaaacacgagtgtatgtgggagtttcagcccacgaacgcagaagaagaagttggttTTTGATGTGTGACAAATCAATGATGCtatcccatgtcaaagcctgaCATTGTTGCAGGGGAAGGATAGTATCTGTAGTAGAGACAG
Encoded proteins:
- the LOC138975325 gene encoding uncharacterized protein — protein: MESESEDQKTLFYSLLEAHIRSLDDSKRECFCIAQEKYTKIVKALQLNKGQQCPEGAKFKYRCAKHYKLQVVGARTMLCCQKTNCPVVTREELFATIARCHVHVGHGGRDKTWAEIKANYAGVHHSAVSVFLKTCPSCRQRQVVKSLPSGKAMINLSFLLRVQIDLIDFRSRPDRDFKWILHARDCFSKFSWAYPLESKTAAEVAGHLFDQFCTFGPPRLLQSDNGREFTANVIREVCDLWPGTVIIHGRPRHPESQGCIERGNGDLQLKLGKWMDTNGPQWSRGLKSVVHSINTSVSSATGTTPYELVFGQKPRSDQAVWEEFAAQGIVREEDLPNDLLVMLPTMRQEGAVVQSVSEEDAVIESLSQEGAVVESLSQEGAVVESLSQEGAVVQSVSEEDAVVESLSQEGAVVESLSQEGAVVESLSQEGAVVESLNHDGAVVQSVWLDNVGRVVLSQEDTAVSQRSAVVQSGSQSDISCEDDERITVWSEVVFDTVLQPVNNSLPTPGPSTAGADRSSEAVNFQDPLGPSLSTPEQHATGAGGSSLGIVENVDSPSTSSTTCTSHKRGKEYLLLSDNVIVCSGTEHTNLDVVHGVKVTKTTHAVFSVDEVFVPTHVPTIANPMNEPLEVGQFVLWKRTATVQNEEGNTAHKEKRLVARNNYLKAARRQDTRYQKKVKDVTQSFQNGHTVGVKIHSADRTNTDVRLLTCKILESKMRGGDSVYRVYCPTGIVKNWFRGVELVDMSSVVLPHLNVVNPQTLKEVSLIQASRSSTGWQNRGAVARSVCTCTGACMTKRCPCKDAKLACGTKCHPHSKKCKNMS